The proteins below are encoded in one region of Equus przewalskii isolate Varuska chromosome 1, EquPr2, whole genome shotgun sequence:
- the LOC103543400 gene encoding sorting nexin-6, whose translation ILKTFSLGAADDYNRIGSSLYALGTQDSTDICKFFLKVSELFDKTRKIEARVSADEDLKLSDLLKYYLRESQAAKDLLYRRSRSLVDYENANKALDKARAKNKDVLQAETSQQLCCQKFEKISESAKQELIDFKTRRVAAFRKNLVELAELELKHAKGNLQLLQNCLAVLNGDT comes from the exons attcttaaaactttttctctAGGTGCCGCAGATGATTACAATAGAATTGGTTCTTCGTTATATGCTTTAGGAACTCAGGATTCTACAGATATATGCAA GTTTTTTCTCAAAGTTTCAGAACTGTTTGATAAAACAAGA aaaatagaagcacGAGTGTCTGCTGATGAGGACCTCAAACTTTctgaccttttaaaatattacttaagaGAATCTCAAGCGGCTAAG GACCTGCTCTATCGAAGATCTAGGTCGCTAGTGGATTATGAAAATGCTAATAAAGCACTGGATAAAGCCAGAGCgaaaaataaagatgttctgCAGGCTGAAACGTCCCAACAATTATGTtgtcagaaatttgaaaaaatatcgGAATCTGCAAAACAAG AACTTATAGATTTTAAGACAAGAAGAGTTGCCGCCTTCAGAAAAAATTTAGTGGAACTGGCAGAGTTAGAACTGAAGCATGCAAAG GGCAACCTCCAGCTGCTGCAGAACTGCCTGGCGGTGTTGAACGGAGACACATAA